In Candidatus Defluviilinea proxima, a single genomic region encodes these proteins:
- a CDS encoding bi-domain-containing oxidoreductase, whose product MKQLLQNVKTGKSTIENVPMPTPREGQALVKIESSLVSAGTERMVVEFAEKSYLGKARSRPDLVKQTLDKAKREGIMPTVQAVFNRLDQPMALGYSSAGTIIALGKGMQGFKVGQRVACAGGGFAVHAEYNVVPRNLLTPLPKNVDSESAAFTTLGAIALHGFRLAEPQIGENVAIIGMGLLGLLAAQIATAAGCNVLGIDIDPARLALASSLGLQAVSRPKAVDTAQAFTSNRGFDVILICADTSSNDPIELAGVIARDRARVVATGAVGLTIPRKVYYEKEISFINSRSYGPGRYDINYEENGHDYPLGYIRWTEGRNFEAVVDLMSKGKLKVQPLITHRFPIEQGVKAYEVITGKAKEKFLGVLLTYPQSVETAESQKVVRFNVQTLQRSNVVTLGVLGAGLFANAVLLPAIKKAGDINLVGIASSGGLHAQHSGKKFGFQYATSNDDEIINDPNINTVAILTRHDSHADLVVKALKAGKHVFVEKPLAINSSQLLAISKQLKANNQSLLTVGFNRRFAPLAQQLSTFYKDRTEPMHVHYRVNAGYIPLNHWTQDPELGGGRIIGEGCHFIDFITFLVGASPISVTAHALPDNGKYREDNVSMTFTFPDGSVGIVDYLANGDKSFPKERVEVFCGGGVSVLDDFVSLQTVRDGRKNVAKGAQDKGHVVEWKAFAKSIREGGELPIPYEQLIGVTKSTFAAVEAIRGTQNNFKTI is encoded by the coding sequence ATGAAACAACTCCTACAAAACGTCAAAACAGGTAAGTCCACAATCGAGAATGTACCCATGCCAACCCCGCGTGAAGGGCAGGCACTTGTCAAGATCGAGTCCAGCCTTGTCTCTGCGGGCACTGAACGCATGGTCGTCGAATTCGCAGAGAAAAGTTATCTTGGCAAGGCGCGTTCACGCCCTGATCTTGTCAAACAAACGCTCGATAAAGCAAAACGCGAAGGCATCATGCCAACTGTGCAGGCTGTATTCAACCGTCTCGATCAGCCCATGGCGCTTGGTTATTCATCTGCCGGCACGATCATTGCACTTGGTAAAGGTATGCAGGGATTCAAAGTCGGTCAACGTGTGGCGTGTGCCGGTGGCGGCTTTGCCGTCCATGCGGAATACAATGTTGTGCCGCGTAACCTGCTCACGCCTCTTCCAAAGAATGTCGATTCCGAATCCGCGGCCTTCACGACTCTTGGCGCCATTGCTTTGCACGGATTCCGTTTGGCCGAACCTCAGATCGGTGAGAATGTTGCGATCATCGGGATGGGATTGCTCGGCCTCCTCGCCGCCCAGATCGCTACCGCCGCTGGATGCAACGTTCTCGGCATTGACATTGACCCCGCCCGCCTCGCCCTCGCCTCTTCTCTTGGACTTCAAGCTGTTTCCCGTCCGAAAGCGGTGGACACAGCCCAAGCCTTCACCTCTAATCGCGGATTCGATGTCATCCTCATCTGCGCGGACACCTCGTCCAATGACCCGATTGAACTGGCGGGCGTCATTGCCCGTGACCGTGCGCGTGTTGTTGCAACAGGTGCGGTTGGGCTCACCATCCCTCGCAAGGTCTACTACGAAAAAGAGATCTCTTTTATCAACTCGCGTTCCTACGGACCTGGCCGTTACGACATCAACTACGAAGAAAACGGACACGACTATCCCCTCGGCTACATCCGTTGGACGGAGGGGCGCAACTTCGAAGCCGTCGTGGACTTAATGTCGAAGGGCAAGCTCAAAGTCCAACCACTCATCACACATCGTTTTCCAATCGAACAGGGCGTCAAAGCTTATGAAGTCATCACAGGGAAAGCGAAAGAAAAGTTCCTAGGTGTGTTACTTACATATCCTCAGTCTGTGGAAACAGCGGAAAGCCAGAAAGTTGTCAGGTTCAACGTTCAAACGTTACAACGTTCAAACGTTGTGACGCTGGGTGTTTTGGGTGCAGGCTTATTTGCCAATGCAGTTCTCCTTCCTGCCATCAAGAAAGCTGGAGATATCAACCTCGTCGGCATCGCCTCGTCGGGCGGGCTCCACGCTCAACACTCAGGCAAAAAGTTTGGCTTTCAGTACGCGACATCGAACGATGACGAGATCATCAATGACCCGAACATCAACACCGTCGCTATCCTTACCCGTCATGACTCACACGCGGATCTGGTCGTCAAAGCTCTCAAGGCAGGGAAGCATGTGTTTGTGGAAAAACCGTTGGCGATTAATAGCTCTCAGCTGTTAGCCATTAGCAAACAGCTAAAAGCTAACAATCAATCGCTCCTGACCGTAGGTTTCAACCGCCGCTTTGCCCCTCTTGCTCAACAACTTTCTACTTTCTACAAAGATCGCACCGAACCCATGCATGTTCACTACCGAGTCAATGCGGGTTATATTCCTCTCAATCATTGGACTCAAGACCCCGAACTCGGTGGCGGACGCATTATCGGCGAAGGCTGTCATTTCATTGACTTTATTACGTTTCTCGTTGGGGCAAGTCCCATTTCGGTGACAGCACATGCGTTACCTGATAACGGTAAATACCGCGAAGACAACGTCTCGATGACCTTTACCTTTCCTGATGGTTCCGTTGGTATCGTGGATTATCTCGCCAACGGCGACAAATCCTTCCCGAAAGAACGCGTTGAAGTGTTTTGTGGCGGAGGAGTGTCAGTGTTGGATGATTTCGTTTCGTTGCAGACAGTTCGTGATGGAAGAAAGAACGTGGCGAAGGGGGCGCAGGATAAAGGTCATGTGGTAGAGTGGAAAGCCTTCGCCAAATCCATTCGAGAAGGCGGCGAACTACCAATTCCATATGAGCAGTTGATCGGTGTGACCAAATCCACGTTTGCGGCGGTGGAAGCAATTAGGGGCACACAAAATAATTTCAAAACTATATAG
- the dapA gene encoding 4-hydroxy-tetrahydrodipicolinate synthase has translation MQLKGIYAPIVTPFNADESINYPVLEQLIEYLIANKIAGLVPGGTTGEVYAFTEAERLDIFKFTKEKVNGRVTLIAGTNSGATRDVVRYSQIAEEMGYDALMVAVPPYSRPNQRELLAHYEAVAKAVKIPIVLYNFPWRAGTEVSYEVMDGLAKYDHIIGIKEASSDMSRVYEFRLRYGDRYQMICGSDDQALDYFLWGTTSWIGGAASCAPLEHHNVLEAALNNDFVTARKHMDKLLPLLRNMESGGYTQKVKLGCELRGIKVGAPRQPLLPLADDDRKEFERIFKTL, from the coding sequence ATGCAACTCAAAGGAATATACGCCCCCATCGTCACACCCTTCAACGCGGACGAAAGCATCAACTACCCCGTCCTTGAACAACTGATCGAATACCTGATCGCCAACAAGATCGCAGGGCTCGTCCCCGGCGGCACCACGGGCGAAGTCTACGCCTTCACCGAAGCCGAACGGCTGGATATTTTCAAATTCACCAAAGAGAAAGTCAACGGGCGGGTGACGCTCATTGCAGGCACCAACTCTGGCGCCACGCGTGACGTGGTCCGCTACTCGCAGATCGCCGAAGAGATGGGCTACGACGCGCTCATGGTCGCCGTCCCGCCGTATTCACGTCCCAACCAGCGCGAACTGCTCGCGCATTACGAAGCCGTCGCCAAAGCCGTCAAAATTCCCATCGTGCTTTACAACTTCCCCTGGCGCGCGGGCACCGAAGTCAGCTACGAAGTGATGGACGGTCTGGCAAAATACGATCACATCATCGGCATCAAAGAAGCCTCCAGCGACATGTCCCGCGTCTACGAGTTTCGTCTGCGCTACGGCGACCGCTATCAAATGATCTGCGGCTCCGACGATCAAGCGCTCGACTACTTCCTGTGGGGCACCACCTCATGGATTGGCGGCGCCGCTTCCTGCGCTCCGCTCGAACATCACAACGTCCTCGAAGCCGCGCTCAACAACGATTTCGTCACCGCCCGCAAGCACATGGACAAGCTCCTCCCGCTCCTCCGCAACATGGAAAGCGGCGGTTACACCCAAAAAGTCAAGCTCGGCTGTGAACTACGTGGCATCAAGGTCGGCGCACCTCGTCAACCTCTCTTGCCTTTAGCCGATGACGACCGCAAAGAATTCGAACGCATCTTTAAGACGTTATAA
- a CDS encoding toll/interleukin-1 receptor domain-containing protein, giving the protein MTTNRPLKVFLCHSSNDKPAVRELYQRLRVEPWIQPWLDEEELFPGMDWNIEIEKAIEETDVIIVCLSKGSTTKEGYVQREIRTALDYADYKPEGTLYIIPVRLEECEPPRRLRAWQYADYFEGQRERAFERLLVSLRRRADSLGIQFVVSDSEIDINEKSTNSLSEQSEWLVPVSNAATATDILESSQEDHLYCTNAMGLTLFNSLEDALESKNATNAILNLASLFQYIENYPPDNLEKNFNVSAFSKVGASLEELFEVRGGRALALRVGRAMFSDMIRRFGFFTGGLNLTIAALPLQAKLKIGLPALAKMFTQMSNQKITVQENATEWIWTIDKCPYCLERTGLDKCVCFMAVGFLQESLKWISNGQEFRVAEFRCKATGDYDCAFSIQKNPIA; this is encoded by the coding sequence ATGACAACCAATCGCCCTCTAAAAGTGTTTCTCTGTCATTCCAGCAACGACAAACCCGCCGTGCGTGAGTTATACCAAAGACTTCGCGTCGAACCGTGGATTCAACCCTGGCTGGACGAAGAAGAACTCTTCCCTGGCATGGATTGGAACATTGAGATCGAAAAAGCTATTGAAGAGACAGATGTAATTATCGTTTGCCTTTCCAAAGGCTCAACTACCAAAGAAGGCTATGTTCAACGCGAAATTCGGACTGCGTTGGATTATGCTGATTACAAACCCGAAGGCACTTTATACATTATCCCTGTACGTTTGGAAGAATGCGAACCGCCGCGCCGATTGCGTGCATGGCAATATGCGGATTATTTTGAAGGTCAACGGGAACGAGCATTTGAAAGATTATTGGTTAGTCTGAGGAGACGTGCCGACTCGCTAGGCATACAATTTGTTGTCTCGGATTCCGAAATTGATATTAATGAAAAGAGTACAAATTCTCTATCAGAGCAGTCTGAATGGCTAGTGCCTGTGAGTAATGCAGCAACAGCAACAGATATACTTGAATCTTCTCAAGAAGACCATCTATATTGCACCAACGCAATGGGGTTGACATTATTCAATTCCCTTGAAGATGCTCTCGAAAGCAAGAACGCAACGAACGCAATTTTAAATCTTGCTTCATTATTTCAATATATAGAAAATTATCCTCCTGATAATCTTGAAAAGAATTTTAATGTGTCAGCGTTCTCAAAAGTTGGTGCTTCATTAGAAGAATTATTTGAGGTGCGTGGTGGGCGCGCCCTTGCTCTTCGTGTAGGGCGTGCGATGTTCTCAGATATGATACGTAGATTTGGATTTTTCACTGGTGGGTTAAATTTAACGATTGCAGCTCTTCCATTACAAGCCAAATTAAAAATAGGGCTACCCGCTCTTGCCAAGATGTTTACGCAAATGAGCAACCAAAAAATTACTGTTCAGGAAAATGCCACTGAATGGATTTGGACAATAGACAAATGCCCTTATTGTTTAGAACGTACAGGATTAGATAAGTGTGTGTGTTTTATGGCAGTTGGTTTCTTACAAGAAAGTTTAAAATGGATTTCTAATGGTCAAGAATTCCGAGTCGCTGAGTTCAGATGCAAGGCTACAGGAGACTATGATTGTGCATTTTCGATTCAAAAAAATCCAATTGCATGA
- a CDS encoding NUDIX domain-containing protein yields MDYLLELRKYVGHRPLLMVGATVFVFDEQNRLLLLKRRDNKCWGPPGGAVEPGEVVEEAAKRETLEETGLELGELSLYGVFSGADQFYRYPNGDEVHNVTITYISRVHGGQVHISHEHTDWKYFPLAEIPSEISPPIIPILRKLLADFQDKS; encoded by the coding sequence ATGGACTATTTGCTCGAACTGCGAAAGTATGTGGGACATCGTCCGCTGTTGATGGTGGGGGCGACCGTTTTTGTGTTCGATGAACAAAACCGCTTGCTCCTGCTCAAGCGCAGGGACAACAAATGTTGGGGGCCGCCCGGCGGTGCCGTGGAGCCCGGTGAAGTAGTGGAAGAAGCCGCCAAGCGCGAAACTCTCGAAGAGACAGGGCTCGAACTTGGGGAACTATCTCTGTATGGCGTTTTCTCTGGCGCGGACCAATTCTACCGCTACCCAAACGGAGACGAAGTCCACAACGTGACCATTACGTACATATCCCGCGTTCATGGTGGACAAGTCCACATCAGCCACGAGCACACCGATTGGAAATATTTCCCGTTGGCCGAAATCCCATCCGAGATCAGCCCGCCGATTATTCCGATTTTGCGAAAGCTACTCGCGGACTTTCAAGATAAGTCGTAA